The genome window CCAGGCTCAAAAGGCAGGGCAAACGGCTTTCCTTGGTCAGGGTCGAACGACCCTGACGCCTCAGGAACAGGAAATTCAACGACTCCGCAAAGAGAACGAGATTCTTCGTCAGGAATGTGAAATCCTAGATAGGGTATCCCCGAACCGCTGTCAAGTTCCCTGACCTTCTGCCAGTGGTGTTGGGCTAGCTCCGCCGTGTGCAGAAACAAAGTCGTCCTGGTAGGGTTCTCCTGATTTCACAACCGCCAAGGCAATGCGAAGCAGCTTACGGCC of Deinococcus fonticola contains these proteins:
- a CDS encoding transposase yields the protein MTTRKTYTAEFKRQAIELAEREDVGPIRAARDLGISTSVLYRWRLQAQKAGQTAFLGQGRTTLTPQEQEIQRLRKENEILRQECEILDRVSPNRCQVP